The region AAAGACTGGGCACAATCGCCTCGGCAGAAACTTAGCGAGCGAAACAAACGATTCACAGACGACTGAGCGAAGCAGAAAGCTTTGTGCTCTTGACTGTGGGTTGCCAGCCTCGTGTAAACGACTGTTTACGCGGTAAACAGTGCTGGTCGCTGtaatattgggttgtccggaaagttctgtagttggcattaggataggtctgaatacgtcagaataattgaaaacaaatggtatgtgtacacagtctaaaaaggtgatcttccaggcatttttagaaaaaagtttgattaggatacattcatttttgttagttttatacgctcttaaatacgGAAGGGAATAAAATGAATTATAGCCATCTGATGCTTTTTTCATCCAAAAGCTGCTGGAACTTCGTTGAGACGTGCTATtaaccctcagattttcatttctttaggtcaatacaaaattcccataatgacaaaaactttaactctttggtcgacatgagaaatcatatttaaaagtttttcgccgaaaaacgcaagttgcgcgAAAGATGGAggaagattatggaacaaaatggcacttgtaatgattcaataaatgtatatcgaaatttaaatgtactgcgtttgagtttcccttaaaaatcggcacgaactttccggacaacccaatacatcGACGTTCAttctaaaatattaactaaCCCGTCCCAAACCTGTGGGACTCGCATGAATCTCGAGGATTCTAGGAGACCTAGGAATGACAGGAACTTCAGTGATCGTAGAATTGTTTCATAAGGATTTTACGAAGTCTAGGCAATTTGGAACTTTTGTGGGTTTCAGTGTTACTGGAATTTTCACTGTTCTCACGAGTGCGAAAGATTACATTGAACTTAACGGCCTTGTAGTGCCGATAGATCTAGAAGGTCATCAAGGTACTTAAAGTGTCGATTTCCATGATGTTCCAGGCCTTGGGGACCATGGTCGTGTCAAAGATCAAGAgatcaattttttgaggattaTTTGAATGTTACGGACTTGGTATGCACTTTGTCTCGATCCTGAATCCAATTGTCAATTTTCTGTCAACCTAGAATCAATCATATTTTTCAGTTCTGTCTTAATTGTATAAGGTTCTGGTAATTGAActctgtaattaaattacagtgTACTCCATCGGTTCACAGTCGATTACATCGTGTTCTACGAGCCTGTCTGTTATCAATTAGCAATTTACTCACGGTGGAAAAACAATATAGTAAAAAGGCACGTTGAAGATTGCTACACCATATATTTCATAGTTCACATGTCATGGGTATACAGCTGGTTGGCggtaatttataaattaataaaagtaatgaacaataaatataatagaacTTGGTTCGTAcaatattacataattacaATGGGTTCGCGATTGCACCTGCCCCGCACGACCATAATACTTCTACAGGCATTACACGCTCACTACCATTCTACCGAGCAGTCTAGAATACAATATCGTTGTCTTGAATCATTGTCTGCAACTCGTCGACCAAATTCCATGGTTATGTGCCTCTCGTGGTACGATCGAACGATGAAAGCGAATTTCCAACGACGAAGAACGAGTAAGAATGATTTTCTTCGTTACAAGGATACGTGTCGGAAGAGAAATAAATCTACTAAGGTTACAATAACGCCTCGCGATTGTCGCGATCGGTCGACGCGAAACCGCAACTAATTACGATATCTTTACAGTAGATACGATCAGGTACTCCGAAGGGAACGAGACGTCGTTTAGGACGCGATCACCGGCTTCCACGAGTTCGAATCCTCACGAACCGAGACAGATTGCGACTCGGCCGATTGCAGCATCGACGCTTCCGGTCTGAAGAAGTCTATAATCGGATGGTAATTGTAATTGACCCGCCTCTGCGGTTCTTGGTACTCCTCGTCGAACCCGCCATTTTGCAGCCTCGATGAGGCGTCCACGTCGAGATCGTACGGCTGGCTAAACCTGTACATTAAAAACGAGTTTACAGCTACTCCAGATTTAACGAACGTCGAGTCATCTGTTTTCTAATGAGTCAGAGTTCCTTCGAATTGTTCTTGTCCTTTTCATGATTACCTGTTCCCAATCGAACTGTTGCTCGCCGGTTCCGTGTTCTCTTCGGCGTGCGACGTCGACTCCCTTCGGAACGGCGGTCTGCTCGGTCTGCTGGGTCTAGAACCTTTCAACAATGGCCCCGGGATGTAGCCGGGAGCCCTTGTGTTAGGCGCGTGTTGCTGTGGCAGCTTGTTGTCGAAGGGCCTTGAACCTGAAGACGATGGCTTCTTCGGCCTCGGCCTTACCGGGAGAGAGATGGACGTTCGGCTCGGCTCCACTACTGGCTTTTTGTTGCTTGAACCTACTCGACCAAAAGGAGGCAATTATTCATCCTGCTTCACCGAAAATTACTTGCCAGCTAATCATTagataagaaaataaaaattgtttgcctcaTTTACAAATAACAGGGGCCAAGTAAAGattcctttcttcttttaacaatgTTCACAAGCTGACACCGACAtgttaatattcttaaatatttttaacgtcTTCATTGATtcaaattgcataaaatcagtCTACTAATCGTATCAGTCATATCTAGTCAgtcgcagtctactaatcataTTCTCATTGAAATCTCTTTCGGATTTGAGAATTTCGTTATTTAGGTTTTAATTTGCTACATTTAGGATAAGCGATAGTGGCATTTTCCATCCTCGTGGAATTCATAAAATCTTTGATGACATCTCGTAAATTATTTTGAGAAGAATTCTATTTTAGTTCAGCTTCAGCAAAGAAGCTGTGAAAACGTGACTTACATGTAAATCGTTGTGCTCCAGAAATAATACGAGCTAATCTTATCGAgataataaatttgttaaaattttgttcCAGGTTATTACTCAAATTTGTATTGAAAATGGAAGAAAGctgttattaatattttctatttcataaaTTGTTTTTAACGAGAACTCCATTTTGTTTTAGCATGAACCAGCTGTAATAAAATTGTGACTTATATGAGCCTAAATCGTGTTATTCTAGAAACTACATGAATCGTTGTTAGAAACGAATGGTTACCAGAAATGTTGTAAAATTGTAACTCAAAACTGTACCAAGGGAGGTGTCAAAACTCGAAGCGAACTTGTTCAAATAGTTCAGCTTCGAACCGTCCTCGTAATCCTCTTTTTGGTCGCTGGTGGTGATGAAGTCTGACCCGGGGAACGATTCCTTGATCTTCGACGCCGGATCCTTCTGATGAGGTGGGAACAAATCGGCATAACCGTGGACATGGCAGCTACAGCAAGATGGCACCTTGAATATGTCCATATGCAGACCGAGTTTGTTGTCCCAGGTCAAAAGTCTGTGGTAGTTGTACACTTGCACGCAGGACGAGCGATAATTTTCGGAGATGAAGGAGCAACTCGACTGCGCACTCCTGAAACAAATTTATGTTCAGCATTATTTCCTCGGGCTACCAAATTGCAGTTCGACTGTGGTCTTTCCAGGAAGCTGCGGAGGAAAGCGAAGAATCTAAAGGGCAGTTCGATTCCTCCACCGCAAATCGTTCTTCGCCAAGTAACGATTTTGTTCGCTCGGTCGTAACGGAGtgaccaatttcaattttcacgggaAGCAAATTGGAATAGCTCGGCGtagtgttttcttttttccgttttGAGAAAGTGTGAAGCGAATCGGACAGCGGGATATAGGAGACTGCTTCCGATACGAAAGTGGTTGCGAGACAGCTTATAGAAATGGATAAAATCGAAAGAAACCTTCtaaaccaacgttgacacttgtcgaccttcaatacatctccataaacatggcaaattttctttgttgttaccgttgcattgaatcccgcatgaaaatgaaaaagtatgcaatgacgaatatgatcctcggaaggtacggacgccgccattttattacggggttgtaaaaaaaattatacttcttagaatattttgaacacaggctgctttaccaaaaacagtaaaagaatacgtgtttcttcttcaacgatcggtacagaagaTAGCAAAAACAAAttcttagcaaataattgattacttatggataccCCTAATATTTACTTACGAACACTTTTCCAGTCTCAGCGTCTGCGTGTGTTCGCCAGTATTGATTATGTACTTCCAAATCCCGGAAGCGGCTCTGGCCAATTGTGGTCGCGCATATTTAATAATCGACGGACAGGTGAAGCCCTCTTCGACGTTCTCGAACGAGCCGCTCGTGTCAGACCTCCTGGATCGGTATCAGTAAAATTCTAATCAATTACGatagcaacaacaacaacagcttTACTCTGAAGCAAAAGTGAAACATGAAGTGACTTTTCGAAAAGGAAATCTCTAACCGCAGCTGATATAATAATAAATCGcacgttaacactttgactgccaaaaccagaaacctcaaaaattccgtaaaatcgaagtaagttatttaatgaaataaaaattgaaaaaaattaaatgtacgatattgagtagtcctccaactttcttgcactttacagatcctaattaaatttggtacaatgaatatgttaacgtaaaaatgcattttaaaacctggacaaataattccgtcacccacatatgggtgacatggcagtcaacgtgttaaagttgCAGTACCCTCAGATGTATAATACTGATCGCAATGGTGTTGCGTTACTTTCAATGGCTGGCACTTTTTACTCCTAAGTGAGCGCAGCACGCTATGCCATTATGCACGGCTGTTAGCAAAGTAAACGTTCAGTAGGGGCATTGTACATGCCCTGACATGTATAGTGAGTAATGAAAGTGATACGACTAATATGAATTCTGTATTATAATGAATACTCTTCATTTTACAGAAAATTGTGTACGAATGTAGTACATGCAATGCGTAGAAGCATGTGAAATACAAATTGAACAACCTAATTTACAAATATTCTTTTCACTGCCGTCAGATTTAGAAATTGTAATCGTTTTATTAATGTTTAAACATCACCTTCTGATTTCGTTGCTCTCGTATCGATTCTCGTACCGTCCATCGTATTTATTCTCGTAAGAAAAAGAAACTGGCAGGCTCTCGCCGGAATCATCAAAATCCTGTGATTTGTAGTCAGTCAACAAAGCCGCGACCATCTCTTTGTTGCCCCTCAGGCTTCTGGTTATTGCCTCACTAAACAAATTTCATTCGATTAGTCTCAATAGCCAACGACCACTcgataaaattttatatcgCGAGCTCAAAGGAATTACATAAAATTCTAGAAGAATAATATCGAACCGACTCTAGAATAGTGTGTTAGGGTAATTCGCACCGCTCCGAATCCGCATTGTTATCGAAAGAATTGTACGCGCGCTTCGCACGAAGAAAAAGGAAACGAAAGTTCCCGCTTTCTCCAATTCCCTAACACCTTTTCCTCGCGTCCGAACTTCCACGGTGCTTAATTAAGTATGAAAATTGTTACAAGGGCATAAAGTGGAAATGTCTGTTGCGCAACGAATCCACAAGTTCCACGGAACACGGAGGGAAAGGCTTTCTTCTATTTTAACGAGCCGCGAATTATGTTGTTACTATTGTGAAACCGCGCTCCCCTAATTGAAGACGGCTGTCGTCGCGTTAGAGAAAGTGCATTGAAAATTAGTCGGAGGGAATTGTTGCGCAATCGAACGTTCAGTTCCGGTGAAATGAGCGGGGAAACGTGTGATATGGGGCTCACTGTGGATAATCCGTCGCCTCGAGACAAACTGTCTTCGTGAAGAAAGTGCACTCCTTCTCCGTGGGGTCCCTCCTCGTGTCGCTT is a window of Halictus rubicundus isolate RS-2024b chromosome 4, iyHalRubi1_principal, whole genome shotgun sequence DNA encoding:
- the Nt1 gene encoding neurotrophin 1; translation: MMARGLLLFSVAVVLLSSINAGAEEDLKEDSDFNDRKEHNQTTVTSIKITGEQFKNRTTKISVRSSISSGTRQNASRGLTLPVSADISKVITEDATGDEETPEELPEAQELKIIRPNLRKRPTYRPPPPRRPSPTNRRNVYADLTRNPLIRPSRRPSDTRRDPTEKECTFFTKTVCLEATDYPHEAITRSLRGNKEMVAALLTDYKSQDFDDSGESLPVSFSYENKYDGRYENRYESNEIRRRSDTSGSFENVEEGFTCPSIIKYARPQLARAASGIWKYIINTGEHTQTLRLEKCSSAQSSCSFISENYRSSCVQVYNYHRLLTWDNKLGLHMDIFKVPSCCSCHVHGYADLFPPHQKDPASKIKESFPGSDFITTSDQKEDYEDGSKLNYLNKFASSFDTSLVGSSNKKPVVEPSRTSISLPVRPRPKKPSSSGSRPFDNKLPQQHAPNTRAPGYIPGPLLKGSRPSRPSRPPFRRESTSHAEENTEPASNSSIGNRFSQPYDLDVDASSRLQNGGFDEEYQEPQRRVNYNYHPIIDFFRPEASMLQSAESQSVSVREDSNSWKPVIAS